From the Roseibium salinum genome, one window contains:
- a CDS encoding DUF1013 domain-containing protein, with amino-acid sequence MANTPLMPKATAVWLVDNTALSFSQIASFCRLHPLEVKAIADGEAAQGIKGLDPILTGQLTREEVEKAQKDPNYQLKLQGSKVVVPESKRKGPRYTPVSRRQDRPNAILWLVRNHPELKDAQIMRLVGTTKPTIAAIRDRTHWNSSNLTPSDPVTLGLCSQLELDMEVEKGAKNLPQPVAGAAAETLMPVEDSTSDDAIAAAFSFGTSKPKREEEEAIDADAVFAKLNSLKTADTDADSDEDSAAEEVEEADEGVEIEDAGSDDDEDNEDNK; translated from the coding sequence ATGGCGAATACGCCGCTTATGCCGAAGGCCACCGCCGTCTGGCTCGTAGACAATACCGCGCTGAGCTTCTCTCAGATTGCGTCCTTCTGCCGGCTTCATCCGCTGGAAGTGAAGGCGATCGCCGATGGTGAAGCCGCGCAGGGGATCAAGGGTCTGGACCCGATCCTGACCGGCCAGCTGACGAGAGAAGAAGTCGAGAAGGCCCAGAAGGACCCGAACTATCAGCTCAAGCTGCAGGGCTCGAAAGTGGTGGTGCCGGAATCCAAGCGCAAGGGACCGCGCTACACGCCGGTTTCCCGCCGCCAGGACCGCCCGAACGCTATTCTGTGGCTGGTGCGCAACCATCCGGAGCTGAAGGACGCCCAGATCATGCGCCTGGTCGGCACCACCAAGCCGACCATCGCCGCCATCCGCGACCGCACGCACTGGAATTCGTCGAACCTGACGCCGTCCGACCCGGTCACGCTCGGCCTGTGCAGCCAGCTTGAACTGGACATGGAAGTCGAAAAGGGCGCCAAGAACCTGCCGCAGCCGGTCGCCGGTGCCGCCGCCGAAACGCTGATGCCGGTCGAAGACAGCACCAGCGACGACGCAATCGCGGCCGCCTTCTCCTTCGGCACGAGCAAGCCGAAGCGCGAAGAGGAAGAGGCCATCGACGCCGATGCGGTCTTTGCGAAGCTGAACTCGCTGAAAACCGCCGACACCGATGCCGATAGCGATGAAGACAGCGCAGCCGAAGAAGTCGAAGAAGCCGACGAAGGCGTTGAAATCGAAGACGCAGGCAGCGACGACGACGAAGACAACGAAGACAACAAGTAA
- a CDS encoding NAD(P)H-quinone oxidoreductase, producing the protein MQNLPDSMSVIAISEPGGPEVLMVQQRPLPEPGPGEILIRVAAAGVNRPDVLQRQGAYPPPKGASDLPGLEVAGEVVACGEGAARHRIGDKVTALAPGGGYAAFCKVPEGHALPVPAGLTMAEAAALPETFFTVWSNVFDRCGLKGGERFLVHGGTSGIGTTAIQLAKAFGAEVFTTVGSAEKVAAAARLGADHVINYREQAFEKAILEITGGEGVDVILDMVGGDYVERNWKAAAVEGRICQIATLRGVAETVNFSRLMVKRLTHTGSTLRPRDDAFKTAIADRLKDKVWPLIEQGKIRPVMDSTFPLARAVEAHGRIESSDHIGKIVLTLED; encoded by the coding sequence ATGCAGAATCTGCCGGATAGCATGTCCGTGATCGCGATTTCCGAGCCCGGAGGCCCTGAGGTCCTGATGGTGCAGCAACGGCCCCTGCCGGAGCCGGGGCCGGGCGAGATCCTGATCCGGGTCGCGGCAGCAGGGGTGAACCGGCCGGACGTCCTGCAGCGCCAGGGCGCCTATCCGCCGCCGAAAGGCGCGTCCGATCTGCCCGGGCTCGAGGTTGCCGGAGAAGTGGTCGCGTGCGGCGAGGGCGCGGCCCGCCACAGGATCGGCGACAAGGTGACGGCGCTTGCCCCCGGCGGCGGCTATGCGGCCTTCTGCAAGGTGCCTGAGGGCCATGCGCTGCCGGTGCCCGCCGGCCTGACGATGGCAGAGGCCGCGGCCCTGCCGGAGACCTTCTTCACGGTGTGGTCGAATGTCTTCGACCGGTGCGGCCTCAAGGGCGGCGAGCGGTTTCTGGTCCATGGCGGCACGTCCGGAATCGGGACAACCGCCATCCAGCTGGCAAAGGCCTTCGGGGCGGAAGTCTTCACGACCGTCGGTTCGGCCGAAAAGGTGGCGGCGGCCGCGCGGCTCGGCGCGGATCACGTCATCAATTACCGCGAACAGGCGTTCGAAAAGGCCATTCTGGAGATTACCGGCGGAGAGGGGGTCGACGTGATCCTCGACATGGTCGGCGGCGACTATGTGGAGCGGAACTGGAAAGCGGCGGCCGTGGAAGGGCGGATCTGCCAGATCGCGACGCTCAGGGGCGTGGCGGAGACCGTGAATTTCTCCCGGCTCATGGTGAAGCGGCTGACCCATACGGGCTCGACGCTGCGGCCCCGCGACGACGCCTTCAAGACCGCGATCGCGGACAGGCTGAAAGACAAGGTCTGGCCGCTGATCGAACAGGGAAAGATCAGGCCGGTGATGGACTCGACCTTTCCGCTCGCCCGGGCCGTGGAGGCACACGGGCGGATCGAAAGCTCCGATCATATCGGCAAAATCGTGCTGACGCTGGAGGACTGA
- the arr gene encoding NAD(+)--rifampin ADP-ribosyltransferase, whose translation MSASASMFAQSFFHGTRADLKTGDLIVVGYQSNFTSTRRLSWVYFSGTLDAAIWGAELAAGSGPERIYVVEPTGPIEDDPNLTDKKFPGNPTLSYRSREPLRVIAEVTKWQGHTPERLQQMKDGLARLQAEGKAEIID comes from the coding sequence TTGTCCGCTTCAGCCAGCATGTTTGCCCAGTCGTTCTTTCACGGCACGCGCGCCGACTTGAAAACCGGAGACCTGATTGTCGTCGGTTACCAATCCAACTTCACCAGTACCCGGCGGCTGTCCTGGGTCTATTTTTCGGGCACGCTCGACGCGGCGATCTGGGGCGCCGAACTCGCGGCCGGAAGCGGACCCGAACGGATCTATGTCGTGGAGCCGACCGGGCCGATCGAGGACGATCCCAACCTGACCGACAAGAAGTTTCCCGGCAATCCGACCCTGTCCTATCGTTCCCGGGAGCCATTGCGCGTCATCGCCGAAGTTACGAAGTGGCAAGGGCACACGCCCGAAAGGCTGCAGCAGATGAAGGACGGTCTCGCCCGCTTGCAGGCCGAAGGCAAGGCGGAGATTATCGATTAG
- a CDS encoding dihydrofolate reductase family protein: MAKLVFGMNHSLDGYVDHEAFAPGPDLFRHWIEHVRGLSGSVYGRRIYEMMRYWDEDLPEWTPDQLEFAAAWRRQPKWVVSRTLSSVGPNATLVGDDIEAAIRELKAQHGGEIAVAGPELAQSLTDLGLIDEYRLYLHPVVLGRGTPFFAGPRPRLHRVASDMIGEDVIRLTYVPA, from the coding sequence ATGGCGAAGCTTGTTTTTGGAATGAACCATTCCCTGGACGGCTATGTCGACCATGAGGCGTTTGCGCCTGGTCCCGACCTTTTTCGTCACTGGATAGAGCATGTGCGTGGCCTGAGCGGCAGCGTGTACGGTCGCCGCATATACGAGATGATGCGCTATTGGGACGAGGACCTTCCCGAGTGGACACCGGATCAACTCGAGTTTGCGGCGGCGTGGCGGCGCCAACCGAAATGGGTTGTGTCGCGCACCTTGAGCTCCGTCGGCCCCAACGCCACACTTGTCGGCGATGACATCGAGGCGGCGATCCGCGAGCTGAAGGCTCAACACGGCGGGGAGATTGCCGTCGCCGGACCGGAGCTGGCGCAAAGCCTGACCGATCTCGGTCTCATTGACGAGTATCGCCTCTACCTCCACCCCGTCGTACTCGGTCGCGGCACGCCGTTCTTTGCCGGACCGCGGCCGCGGCTCCACCGTGTGGCCAGCGATATGATCGGCGAGGATGTGATCAGGTTGACCTACGTTCCTGCCTGA
- a CDS encoding DUF1192 domain-containing protein has protein sequence MGLFDDDVPRKFIPGAISVGEDLSKLSESDLAERIDALTEEIDRTRRELEQRGNIRDAANSIFQK, from the coding sequence ATGGGCCTGTTCGACGACGATGTCCCCAGAAAATTCATCCCCGGTGCAATCAGCGTCGGCGAGGATCTGTCCAAACTGTCGGAGAGCGACCTTGCAGAACGGATCGATGCACTGACCGAGGAAATCGACCGCACCCGGAGGGAGTTGGAGCAACGCGGGAATATTCGCGATGCGGCCAATTCGATTTTCCAGAAATAG
- a CDS encoding DUF1465 family protein: MTDDIKKAAGSIATVHIAPHLASSDNFQHLFQEGMALVEETAMYLDGSGREEAKKLPRPASLAYATESMRLTTRLMQLASWLLLQRAVNEGEMSREQAGSDKNKVRLDKLSSATGGPSWNELPATLRELVERSTRLQERIVHLDKMLYRKDAEEHPEEANDDNPVASQLSQLRAAFGKLG; encoded by the coding sequence ATGACGGACGACATCAAGAAAGCCGCTGGTTCAATAGCCACTGTGCATATCGCTCCTCATCTTGCCAGCTCGGACAACTTCCAGCATCTGTTCCAGGAGGGTATGGCGCTGGTCGAGGAGACGGCGATGTATCTGGACGGAAGCGGCCGCGAAGAAGCCAAGAAGCTGCCGCGCCCGGCATCCCTCGCCTATGCCACCGAATCCATGCGCCTGACCACGCGCCTTATGCAGCTTGCCTCCTGGCTTCTGCTGCAGCGCGCCGTCAACGAAGGCGAAATGTCCCGCGAACAGGCCGGCAGCGACAAGAACAAGGTCCGCCTCGACAAGCTCAGCAGCGCCACCGGCGGCCCGTCCTGGAACGAACTTCCCGCAACGTTGCGCGAACTGGTCGAGCGCTCCACGCGGCTTCAGGAGCGGATCGTGCATCTCGACAAGATGCTTTACCGCAAGGACGCCGAAGAGCATCCGGAAGAAGCGAACGACGACAACCCGGTCGCCTCCCAGCTCAGCCAGCTGCGCGCCGCGTTCGGCAAGCTCGGCTGA